Part of the Thunnus albacares chromosome 11, fThuAlb1.1, whole genome shotgun sequence genome, CATGGGAAAGAGGGATTTGAGGTCTCATATTCACCTTAGAACTCTATATATTCCCTTGTAAGAGTTAAATCCTGCCTTTGTCTCTGACAGCTTCTCTATTTGTTTATCTTCTCTCTTATTCCTCCTTTGCTCCATCATAgactctgtttctctttctgttattCCGCTACCTTTGATGCATCCCACCAATCTTTAATCCTTTCAGCTAACACAACAtgatgtgcagagctgaaaGGGTGTACATCTGTGCAGTGTTTTCGGGAAGGTTTAAATCCAGTTACAACAGTGTTAGACTGATGCTCCCCTTCTGTCCAAAGTTATGAATATTTAAACTGTCACTGAATCAACCTTAGACTCTCAGCATCAATGGATAAGTCACCCTGCCACCAACAGTGGATAAGGAGCTGTTTATTCAAATTCAGTCACAGGGATGTGAAGCCCAGCTGCTATTGGCCAGAGCATTCTGGCAGAGCTGAAAAGATGCTGCTCAGTCAGTTTCTCTTTTAACTTCAGCACCATGTTTATCTGGGTGTATGGTATAAAACTCCCATGTGTCAACGTGTCAAATGCTGTTGTTTCAACTATTCCAAAATGTTTCCAACATAAGAAGACAAAATGTCTTACATATGTAAGTAAATTGAAATTTCCaaccacaagaaaaaaacattccacCATCTGAATGAATATAATTGCTATCTATTAAATTGCtgataaaagttatttttagtTGAATAATGAACCTTTATTAGAATTCTGTTTTAAATAGGCAGCTGATTAATGTAGGCAACTATtttaaacataacaaatgcagattCTTCCATACAGGCACACAAGCTCACTGAAGGGTTTAATGAGAATTAAAACCATGTAAATAATACTCTATGGCTTTTTTCATTCAACAGATCTCACCACAGTTTAACACTTACAGGAGATTATGAACCAATGTGTTAAGAAGTGTTCAAACCGATTTCTAACTTTGTGTTTACGTCAATGCTGTCTAAATGGTTTTGGAGAAAACATAATTGCTGCCAGGATTATGTTaggtaatgtttttttctagtCCAGGATGTGTTACAGTCTTGTCACAATCAGAGTGGATGATGGGTAAAGCATACAAAGAGCAGGACTTTCACATCAGAGACTTCACATCCTGCGTCCGACATTTAGTTATGGTTTAGGCCATCACACACTTTGGTTATAGGAACATATTGTAGCTTtcattaaatattgaaaaagtaaacatgtcCTCTCTCAAGATGCAAGTCGGTGTTGGATTTTTGAATGATCTCTCCCTAACCTTTACCAAGCACTGTGAGcacctaaacataaccatagaAAACTgtaatcatgctttagttgccaTGAGTAGATACTGTGGAGAAAACAAAGGACATTATCAGTGAACATGTATATCGTATGGACattttgacaacaacaaaacataacttTAGATAGCACTCTGCATCATccaaacaccaaatgagggaatatgtTTTTGgagaatgatgttcatccctccagtagagttcagagacttggaGAATGTATGGcaaggagcactgaagctgCTCTGGAAACTCTGTAATCgtaggagagagagggggtttTATAATCATTTTTGTGATATATTGTGACACATTGTAAATTGTGCTACCTGCATTTAGTGCTGACACACCTGTAGTAAAGCAGAAGTCCTTACACAAATTATCCCACAGCTTATGCCTCTATGTgccatcaaatgttttgttaattCTCAAAAACAGCTGTATGCCAAAATGAGAAGGGAAGCTGGCAGCATGTTGCAGATGGAGCATGTAGAGAAGTCAATTACTTAGTGAATTTGGATTATTTTGTGTTGAACCTCACTAGCATCGATCTGTGATGTTCAGTCTGTTCCATTTTTTGTTGTCAACTTTCCTTCAACAAACCACGTACTTCTATTTTAgttatttcctacatttcccagaaggGCTTTTAACATCCCCTGTAGAAGTTAATCAAACATGTGTCCAATTGTAGATGGGGAGAGTATAAAACATACCAGAGCCTAAAGAGAGCTTTTAAATTGAGAAAAAGTTAACAGGTAACTTGAACTGACTTATGGACTGTCTAGGCTTCTGTAGGGTGACTAACTAGGGTCTTTAATAGAGTCTTCAGTGGTTGattttctgtgaatgaaaaaTGCTAAGAAAAGAAACAAGCCCCTGctctttttatttactgtaatgttTTAGATCGCTGAAAACTGTCCAACATCACTCTCCTTTGTAGTTGTGCTGGGAATATAATAACATGACAGGTACCTTcacatgaaaaagacaaaatatagcTGCAAGTAGCAATGATAAAAACTTAAGTCATCAGGTAAAAGAAGCAATCAACAGCTGCAAGTTGACCTGAGCTGAACAAATGAACTGATGAAGACAAACAGTGTAGTATAGTGTTTAGAAAGTATATTGCAtgataaatgtatttacttAACAACATTAGCCAGTTAAAATACAGGTGTATTCACAGGTTTATGGGGCCTTTTTCAcggaagacattttgacatgtgacagcaggaaaagcacaggtgtaaataataggGGTGAGTGAGTACACcattatctgtatctgtatctgttcaaCCAACTATCTGTACCTGTATCTATACTCGGAATGGGCAGGGCTTAAACCGGAAGTTGGTGTTTTAAGTCTGAAATGGATATGGGTTGAAGCAGTGAGAGTCACAAACTGTTAATCCCTGTGGACAGAGTGGCAGTGAAAAGTACATTATCTGTACCctggtaaatgatgaaataaaagatggctgaattacatttagctgcttcagtttcagtgtcCTGGTATTATGcatgctgtctcactgtcacaGTCATGCCaaacattgttaatgttattataaaCACCTGGgattttcctgctatgacaggTCAAAATATCTgttgtgaaaaaggcctgttgACACACTTGGGAGTGCACCAATGACTTGGATGATTTTGCCTGATTATGATTCTCTGGACTGTGAGTGTGGACAGACTGTGGCAgtttgaaaattgaaaatggagaaaagtaAAGGTTTCACTTGCAGCACAATTGCTTCATTGAGAAGACTAAAGAGCCCAAAACTTTTAACATTCTGTCCTTATGTTATTGTCAGAATAACTCTAGCCtacttcaacctgagcagagatTTAATCAGCCAGAATAGCCAGAAACACTTGTGTGGGTCTATTTTAATCATGTCTTTTCTGTGAAATCAAAACACCAGGATTCTTTATGGCAAAGCCGGCTCagccaaacaacaaacattcacaatcatttatgatttttttgtatGACATGAAAGTTTCTGACTAATTAACAAGCTGTCATACTGTTAATGTCCAACATACAAATGATCCTTTTCAgctattcatctttttttcttccctctctgttACAGAACTAAACCTTATTTTTGATGTAATTGAAgtaaaagcattaaaaacaaatgagtaGTAGTGTTGTAGCTGAAACATGGCTCTTTTCTGCTAAACTGTCAGTATATCATCAGATCAGAGATACTTACTGTCTAATATGAAAGTGAATGCTGAGATGAGCGCATATCAGGctttaaaaactgacaaaacagcAGTCCCACAAAATTAAGATATAAACTATGAATTTGAAGAGGTATCTCAGGATTTTATCATCTTAATATTTTGGTTTTCACATGCTGAGACATTCAAATAATGATGATCTGATACCTGCAAAATAGactgtatttttgttgtattgtaCCAAATGACCTCTTCCTCTCTGAAACGTCCTACAAAACGCTGAAGGACTTTGAATAATTCAATTCCACTAATGAGACGAATAAACAAATGCGTGCATGAATATTCAGAGATTTAGTTCATATCGTTGCTGCCTCAAAAGCCTTTGGAAAACATTGCAACAGCATGCGCAATCTGCTATGCAGCTGCTACCTTTTCCTAAAGTATACCGGCCTGTACTCATCACTGGCTTCTTTCTGCCAGCAGAGATTTCTGTGCGCGTCTTTAACTGCAAATATGATGCCAAATACAGATTTTCTTTGCGCTGTTGTGCGCTCCCTCGTCATACAAGTTGGAAAATAGAAGATACTTGAATCAAATCCTTCAGCTGATCTTAACAAATTAAGTATACAGGATGAAAGTCCAGTTGGACCTGCGGAGCCTGTAAAAACCAGTCCTGTGTGGTTACACTAGTGGGTTTGTGTTTGATGAGAAGCTGAAGTCATATTCATTCTCTGCTGAACTCTGAACAACTGTTTTGTTAAAGACACAAACGCAATAGTCTGCCTAGAATgatgaaaattaattaaaatgttatccATAAAATCGAATGAAACCAGTAATTTCCCAACTGGAATTCCCATATTTATTAAATGGAGATCATGAAGTTATACTGGGATATATATTAGGTTAAAATATAAGTTATTAACAtgccaaaacattttcataaacaCCTGCATTGTGATTATTTCTGCTTGAATTGTGAATATAGGCTGCACTGTTAGAAGCATTTTCTATGAAGTCAAGTAAAATTTATTTAATAGCCCCGAATCACAAAATTGTTTCATGAGGCTAATTATTATGAAATTCAGCTATTTTAATTGGACGTTAATAGAGGCCGAACTATGAAGCCCACTGTTGACTTCAAGGTGAAAAATAGATGGATCTATCTACAGGACATCGTCCAGAGatgtattataatattatttccATAGACTGTTTGCTTTAAAGTtataataattatgattaaaaaaaacaaactttcaggttaaatgttgtgtgtatttttctctttcaagcataaattacattaaaagtgACGCTCATGACGTTAAAAAAGACGTCGTTGCTGACGAAGTTGAAAGTTACTTTTCCAtaattctgcattaaaatgctGTTGAGGAAAGTTTTGACAGTATGATTGAAGATCTGCTTATCCTCTGTGATGTTTTCAGTGATCTACTGGCCTGTTAGTGTATGAATGTTGCTTTAAAGCTCAGTTCAACATGCTGCTCCTATAAGATacacaaagataaaaacaacaagacatcaccacagacttttttttccttttcaattaatcgtctttattttacatttcaaaccCCAGCACAATCAGAGATTCATCTGAAATTCCCGtccaaaataagtaaataaatatcattttcattttttattaaaaaaataaagaagtgGTCATTGTTTGCGTCGGGCACTGAATGACAGCTGGGGAGAAAATAAGGAGAGAAGAACTGAATAAGACTGATAGAATAAAGCAGGTGCAACATGTGAGGGGTGGGGGAGTCTTCCCACACTTTAACAAGACTCTAATATATAATATCTCCGACTATTTAAACAGAATAATCCATCTACATATTTACACTCTATATGTGTGGTTTGATTTTAGTTGGGAACTTTCCCCCTGCAGGCCCACAGAACGGAAAGGTAATTCATCACCAGCGATTAAATGTGATCTTTAAATAActttagacacacacagatgcctGGGCCATCAGAGATTTCCAGTATAATAAGCAGAAGTTTGCTGTGCTTTAGGAGCTCTGTAAAGAAACACCTGTTACAAGTGAAGTTAATTACCATAAAACACTAAGTTAGTTTCAAAACCCCCAAATTCCCAGTAAGGAAAATCAATGCATTGGCCTTGACTGGCTCCGTCGACGCaacaaagataaataaaaagcttgGTAATGTTGGGAGAGAGTCTGTAACAGCCAGAAAAGTTCGTCTCCGTTAGTTTAGAGTCACTTGGAGTCGCTGGTCAGCCTCGGCATGGTGACGGCGCTCATGCTGGACACATGCGGAGGCGGGACTTGGCACATGCTGCACGGACAGGGCATCCCGGTGCCAACGCCCCAGTGCTGGAAACTGCTGCCTAGCGGCCCTGCACCGGCCGTGGGGGCTTTGAGGAGTCCGTGATGGGGTCTGACCGAGGTGACGGCGGAGATGCCGGGCGCGGACAGAGAGGCGGTGGAGACGGCCGGCGGGAGGAGCGGGTGGTGCACCGCCGGGTGTGAGGCGTGGGAAGCTGCCGGGTGTCCCGGCACGGGTCCCGCGTGTGTCATAGTCCCACAGGCTGACGGGTGGAAGCCGCCGTGGTGGCCGCTGCTGCCGTAGATTTCACTGACCAGCCGCTTCATCTCCTCCAGTGAGTTACTCAGCATCAGGATGTAGTTTCTAGCCAGCAGCAGGGTGGCGATTTTGGAGAGTTTGCGCACCGACGGTCCGTGCGCGTAGGGCATGACCTCCCGGAGCCCGTCCATGGCCACGTTGAGGTCGTGCATCCGTTTCCTCTCGCGGCTGTTGATCTTGAGGCGGATCGACTGCAGCTCGTTCTCTGACAGCAGTTTACGGTCTTTCTTGGACATCCGGAGGGCCAATGACTCCTCGTCGCTGCCGGAGAGGCCGCGCAGGCCGGGGATCTCCGACGGAGAGTCGCTCTGTGTGGAGGACACGGCCCCGGAGAAGCCGTGTACGGACTTCTTCAGGGTGGACATGAAGATGTCATCGACCTCGGGAGAAGACGGTCTGCTCGACACGCGGCTCGTATCTGAGTCCATGGTCCTGGTCCAGCAAGGGTTCCTGAGAAGACAAAACTTTGTTAATTTACTGAATCCCCAAAGTCCCCGTCTCATGTCACCGCCAGCAAAGATGATAtaatatttcattataaatgatgacaaaagtttttgtcattttatcaacATAACTAATAATTAAAGAGAGGCAAGACAAGATTTGGTTCTGGTTATTTGGTGGTTAAATGGAGGGGAAATGATCTTGATCGCCGCAGAAGCTTAATATTTAAACACAGTATATTTCTTGCAAATTTGCtttatcatttttcatctttataaTCATCAGATATGAGATAAGACAGAAGTTATCAGTGAGTGTCCACATCTTTTCTATTGATTCTACTCTATCAACATAGTATTCTACTTCTAGTTCATTCTGGCTTGGCAGGAATAAAGCAGGAGAACAACCCTAAAATCAGTTTAAGGAtatctgaaaacaaatattgaaTCACCTACCGAGAGTGTTTCCAAGCGTGATGATGACAAATCCACTTGTTACTCCAGATCGCATCTGACAGCCCATTTGGCACGCCTGCGTGCGACCGCAGGGTTTTATAGCGGGCTAAAGCGCACAGAAGCCGGGTCACCAGGACAACGCAGTTTCGGTCCCGGCTGCCTCCCTGCGACCAATCAGCTCCATgcggggaggagagaggaggaggagggggggggggaggagggtgaCGGAGGGCCCTCCAGCCTGATGTAATTACCAACACACAGCATCACTATTAAGTGAAATCAGACACACTCCCTCCTACATATGGCCCCTTCTTGTGAAAATGTTGGCCCGTGTGTGGATGGATTTTACTACAGCTAATAACACATCGATGACGCCACATTTCGCCGTTAACTGAATATTAATTTGCTTGTATTATTCAGACTCCAAAACTTTACGATTCATTTCAATCGTTTTAGATTTACATGAACCATAATTTATTCGTTTTCCAgaagaaactgaaaataaatatatatatatatatgtgacgTAAAGTTCAATATctaattattttaatgtaattaatttataaaatatcTTCCCcgctatttatttatttttattttatttattttttttaatcaaaaacgtgttctcttttttcttttcgtCATTAAACCTCCTGTAGTCTGTTTGACCATAATATCTCATCGACCCTTCAAATGAACAATAAGAAGCGGTCGAAGCCTGATAAGCAGCGCAATATGTTTCCTCTGAGTTAATATGCTGTTTTCCGTTTTTACCCGCTGTCGGCCAGCAGCTGCC contains:
- the olig2 gene encoding oligodendrocyte transcription factor 2; amino-acid sequence: MDSDTSRVSSRPSSPEVDDIFMSTLKKSVHGFSGAVSSTQSDSPSEIPGLRGLSGSDEESLALRMSKKDRKLLSENELQSIRLKINSRERKRMHDLNVAMDGLREVMPYAHGPSVRKLSKIATLLLARNYILMLSNSLEEMKRLVSEIYGSSGHHGGFHPSACGTMTHAGPVPGHPAASHASHPAVHHPLLPPAVSTASLSAPGISAVTSVRPHHGLLKAPTAGAGPLGSSFQHWGVGTGMPCPCSMCQVPPPHVSSMSAVTMPRLTSDSK